One Littorina saxatilis isolate snail1 linkage group LG1, US_GU_Lsax_2.0, whole genome shotgun sequence genomic window carries:
- the LOC138976536 gene encoding uncharacterized protein, with the protein MGCGGSKQTAVDPKGSPRRSPAKGTETTPRGKYVVNGSANQSQRSDSVFSEATDKGFKRRVREKLKEATQGKDIDELDKAMDRFKRHKLDDCGDWTKAVDRMEMLTLRRDLRDAVRRSHVGVLEKTIKDAENSQYAGQLENQIEACRRKLTHLKELNTYKHDIMNMEQNTISEIHSYQRPPACVHDVMAATYMLLGYQEKKLMDWNDITPLMCSVGRDSLIHQVQRFDSSAVDEQTANRVQDILRPHELHTIRQASNGAAAFYVWSTNICEKVERDKADEDERLRKEEMEKQKQEERDAKSGKKNSPRKPKG; encoded by the exons ATGGGGTGCGGCGGGTCCAAGCAGACTGCAGTGGACCCCAAGGGCAGTCCCCGGAGGTCGCCAGCCAAAGGCACAGAAACCACG CCACGGGGAAAGTATGTGGTCAACGGCTCAGCCAACCAGTCACAGCGCAGTGACTCTGTCTTCTCTGAGGCCACGGACAAGGGATTTAAG AGACGGGTCCGAGAGAAGCTGAAGGAGGCCACGCAGGGCAAGGACATCGATGAACTGGACAAAGCCATGGACAGGTTCAAGCGACACAAATTGGACGACTGTGGAGACTGGACCAAGGCTGTTGACCGCATGGAAATGCTTACCCTTAGACGAG ATTTACGTGACGCAGTAAGAAGGAGTCACGTGGGGGTGCTAGAGAAGACGATTAAGGACGCCGAGAACTCGCAGTATGCTGGACAGCTGGAGAACCAGATCGAGGCTTGTCGGCGGAAGTTGACTCATCTCAAG GAGTTGAACACATACAAGCACGACATCATGAACATGGAGCAGAACACAATATCCGAGATCCACAGCTATCAGCGACCACCTGCCTGTGTCCATGACGTCATGGCGGCCACTTACATGCTGCTCGGATACCAGGAGAAAAAACTGATg GACTGGAATGACATAACACCACTGATGTGCTCGGTTGGCCGAGACTCCCTGATCCACCAGGTACAGCGTTTCGACTCTTCTGCGGTGGACGAACAGACGGCGAACCGCGTTCAAGACATCTTGCGCCCTCATGAGTTACACACCATTCGTCAGGCCAGTAACGGTGCTGCTGCCTTCTATGTTTGG TCAACCAATATCTGCGAGAAGGTGGAACGAGACAAAGCGGATGAAGACGAGCGACTGAGGAAGGAAGAGATGGAGAAACAGAAGCAGGAAGAACGAGATGCTAAGAGCGGAAAGAAGAATTCGCCAAGAAAACCCAAAGGATAA